A window of the Tachyglossus aculeatus isolate mTacAcu1 chromosome 2, mTacAcu1.pri, whole genome shotgun sequence genome harbors these coding sequences:
- the MYCT1 gene encoding myc target protein 1: MANNSTGLESPWPENFWDDLILSFTVSVAIGLVIGGIIWALQFCLSRRRASAPISQWSSSRRSRSAHGHSLNRTGFYRHSGCERRSNLSLASLTFQRQASLDQANSFPRKSSFRASTFHPFLQCPPLPVETDSQLVTLPSTNTSPIINPTHSLSRPEFHWSNNSLRIGHSTQTPPPAYESIIKAFPDS, translated from the coding sequence ATGACCTGATCCTGTCCTTCACAGTGTCCGTGGCCATTGGGCTGGTGATAGGAGGGATAATCTGGGCTCTGCAGTTCTGCCTATCCCGTCGTCGAGCCAGTGCCCCCATTTCACAGTGGAGCTCCAGCCGGCGCTCTAGGTCCGCTCACGGCCACAGTCTCAACAGAACCGGATTCTACCGGCACAGCGGATGTGAGCGGAGGAGCAACCTCAGCCTGGCCAGCCTCACCTTCCAGCGGCAGGCATCTCTGGACCAAGCCAATTCCTTCCCGAGGAAATCCAGCTTCCGGGCCTCCACCTTCCACCCCTTCTTGCAATGCCCACCACTCCCTGTGGAAACCGACAGTCAACTGGTGACTCTCCCATCCACCAACACCTCCCCCATCATCAACCCCACCCACAGTCTGAGCCGCCCAGAGTTCCACTGGTCCAATAACAGTCTCCGTATTGGCCATTCCACACAGACTCCTCCTCCTGCCTACGAGTCCATCATCAAAGCATTTCCAGATTCTTGA